Part of the Bryobacteraceae bacterium genome is shown below.
GGAAAATGCCGAGCACTGCTCGCTCCAGTCGGTGAAATTCGCCGGCGAGACGGGGGCGGCGCCGTCGTGGAGCACGGTGACGAGCCGGTCCGCGTCGCGATACGCCAACGGGTCGAGCAGCACCGCCTTCACTACGCTGAAGATCGCGGTATTCGCGCCGATCCCGAGCCCCAGCGTCGTCACCGCCAGAACCGAGAACCCTGGGTTCCTCGCCAGCGAGCGCGCTCCGAACCGCAAGTCACGAAGCGTCCCGGCGAGCCCCGGAAACGTACGCGCGTCCCGATGCAGCTCCATCGTTTGCGAGACTGCGCCAAGCTCCCGTACCACTGCGCGGCCCGCTTCCCGCGGCGTCATCCCCCGCCGCTCGTAGTCCTCCTGCATCAAGGCGGCGTGCGCTTCGATCTCGCGCGTTGCTTCGCGGTCCGCCTGTCCGTTGCCGAAGAGATTCCGCAGCCGCGCGAGGAATCGGCGCATAGCTTACGCTCCTTCCTCGATCAGCCGGTCCACCAGCCGCGCCATCTGCCGCCACCGCTGCGTCTCCTCGCCGAGCGCCTTTTCGCCTGCCTTGGTGAGCGAATAGAACTTGGCCTCGCGGTTGGATTCCGTTTTTCCCCATGCGCCCTTTACGCGGCCCTGCTGCTCCAGCCGCACCAGTGCCGGGTACAGCGTCCCCTGGTTCACCTGCAGCAGATCCCCGGATACCTGCTGCAGCCGGCTGGCGATCGCATAGGCGTGCTGCGGACCCATCGATTGCAGCGTTCGCAGCACGATCAGGTCGAGCGTGCCCTGCAGCAGCGCGATTCGGTTCTTCTCTTCACTAGACATTCAAGTGGAGGCTCCTGCCCCCAGTATTCGCGATCTTCACTTGCCTGTCAAGTGGAGGGCCGCGGGCTACAATGGTCTGTTTCCACATGCAACACCGCGTTACCCCAGTTGCGTCTCTGCAGGGCAGCGTGCGCCTGCCGGGCGACAAGTCGATCTCGCACCGCTACGCCATGATCGCCGCCGTCGCCGAAGGCGAATCCGTCCTTGAGAACTATTCCACTGGCGCCGATTGCCAGTCGACCCTCGGCTGCGTCGAAGCTCTCGGCATCGAAGTCGTCCGCGATCCCGGCGCCGTGCGCGTCCGCGGCAAAGGGCTCGACGGCTGGTCCGCGCCCGCCGCCCAACTCGACGCCGGCAACTCCGGTTCCACCATCCGCATGATCTCCGGCATGCTCGCCGCGCGGCCGTTCACTTGCTCCATCGGCGGCGACGAATCGCTCTCGCGGCGTCCCATGCAGCGTGTCATCACGCCGCTCGAAGCCATGGGCGCGCGCATCGAAGCCCGCGACGGCAAGTTTCCGCCGCTCACAATTCACGGCGCGAAGCTCCGCGCTCTCGAATACGAACCGCCCGTCGCGAGCGCGCAGGTGAAGACCTGCGTCCTGTTCGCCGGCCTG
Proteins encoded:
- a CDS encoding PadR family transcriptional regulator produces the protein MSSEEKNRIALLQGTLDLIVLRTLQSMGPQHAYAIASRLQQVSGDLLQVNQGTLYPALVRLEQQGRVKGAWGKTESNREAKFYSLTKAGEKALGEETQRWRQMARLVDRLIEEGA